The following proteins are encoded in a genomic region of Opitutus sp.:
- the hemF gene encoding oxygen-dependent coproporphyrinogen oxidase yields the protein MSAAPDLTAVKAYLLDLQDRICRTLEAEEDGTRFTEDHWTRAEGGGGRSRVLAEGTVFEKAGVGFSHVHGTQLPPSATAHRPELVGKPWQALGVSLVIHPRNPYVPTSHANVRFFIADPEGANPVWWFGGGFDLTPYYGFEDDCRHWHRVARDAVSPFGTELYPQWKKWCDDYFFLKHRGEPRGIGGLFFDDYNAPGFEQSFAAFRAVGDAYLPAYVPLVQSRKATPYGERERDWQLYRRGRYVEFNLVWDRGTHFGLQSGGRTESILMSLPPLVTFKYNYAPEPGSDEARLHTDFLRPRDWTHA from the coding sequence ATGTCCGCCGCTCCCGATCTCACCGCCGTCAAAGCCTACCTCCTCGATTTACAGGATCGCATCTGCCGCACGCTCGAAGCCGAGGAAGATGGCACCCGCTTTACTGAGGACCACTGGACGCGCGCCGAGGGCGGTGGCGGACGTTCCCGCGTACTGGCCGAGGGCACGGTTTTCGAAAAGGCCGGAGTGGGCTTTTCGCACGTCCACGGCACCCAGTTGCCGCCTTCGGCTACGGCCCATCGTCCGGAGTTGGTCGGCAAACCCTGGCAGGCGCTCGGGGTCTCGTTGGTGATTCACCCGCGCAATCCCTACGTGCCCACCAGCCACGCCAATGTGCGCTTCTTCATCGCCGATCCCGAGGGCGCCAATCCAGTCTGGTGGTTCGGTGGCGGCTTCGACCTCACACCGTATTATGGTTTTGAGGACGATTGCCGTCACTGGCACCGCGTGGCCCGCGACGCCGTTTCGCCCTTCGGCACTGAGCTGTACCCGCAGTGGAAAAAATGGTGCGACGATTATTTTTTCCTGAAACACCGGGGCGAACCGCGCGGCATCGGCGGACTCTTTTTCGACGACTACAACGCCCCCGGTTTTGAGCAAAGTTTCGCCGCTTTCCGCGCCGTGGGCGACGCCTACCTGCCCGCCTACGTGCCCCTCGTTCAAAGCCGCAAAGCCACCCCCTACGGCGAGCGCGAGCGCGACTGGCAGCTGTACCGGCGCGGGCGTTATGTGGAGTTTAACTTGGTCTGGGACCGCGGCACCCACTTCGGCCTGCAAAGCGGCGGCCGCACCGAGTCGATCCTCATGAGCCTGCCCCCATTGGTAACGTTCAAATACAACTACGCCCCCGAGCCTGGCAGCGACGAGGCCCGACTCCACACCGATTTCCTACGCCCCCGCGACTGGACCCATGCATGA
- a CDS encoding uroporphyrinogen decarboxylase has product MTSRQRFLAALACQPLDRPPLWVMRQAGRYLPEYRALKAQSSFVHMVQTPALAAEVTLQPLRRFPGLDAAILFSDILVIPEALGQPYSFRDGGGIEMARRISTRADIEALAPVTAVPERLAYVADTLSLLKKELAGEKMLLGFGGSPWTLATYMVEGGSSDDFERIKLLFYTDRGTFDALLEKLTESLIAYFRMQIAAGADAIQIFDSWGGLVAGQDYEAASLKWIRRIVAALPADFPVILYAKGTAPHLVDQAFTGVRAISVDWTNDLSIVRRTLPANVAVQGNLDPVLMQTTPEIVAREAARLLESMRGTAGHVFNLGHGITPQAKIECMQALIDTVNNWK; this is encoded by the coding sequence ATGACTTCCCGCCAACGCTTTCTCGCCGCCCTGGCCTGCCAACCTCTCGATCGACCGCCGCTCTGGGTCATGCGCCAAGCCGGCCGTTACTTGCCCGAATACCGTGCGCTCAAGGCTCAATCCTCCTTCGTGCACATGGTGCAGACTCCCGCGCTGGCAGCCGAAGTCACGCTGCAACCCCTGCGCCGCTTCCCAGGGCTCGACGCCGCGATTTTGTTCTCGGACATCCTCGTGATTCCTGAGGCCCTCGGCCAACCCTACTCCTTCCGCGATGGCGGCGGTATTGAGATGGCACGCCGCATCTCCACCCGCGCCGACATCGAAGCACTCGCGCCCGTCACCGCAGTTCCCGAACGCCTGGCCTACGTCGCCGACACCCTGTCGCTGCTGAAAAAGGAACTCGCCGGTGAGAAAATGCTGCTCGGTTTCGGCGGTTCGCCGTGGACACTCGCCACCTACATGGTGGAGGGCGGCAGCTCGGATGATTTTGAGCGCATCAAGCTGCTGTTTTACACCGACCGCGGGACCTTCGACGCGCTGCTGGAAAAACTCACCGAGTCACTGATCGCCTATTTCCGCATGCAGATCGCGGCGGGGGCCGACGCGATCCAGATTTTTGATTCGTGGGGCGGGCTGGTTGCCGGCCAAGACTACGAGGCCGCCTCGTTAAAGTGGATACGCCGCATTGTCGCCGCTTTGCCCGCCGATTTCCCAGTGATTTTGTACGCCAAGGGCACGGCGCCCCACCTCGTTGATCAAGCGTTCACCGGGGTGCGTGCGATCAGCGTCGACTGGACCAACGACCTTTCGATCGTCCGCCGCACCCTGCCTGCCAACGTCGCCGTTCAGGGCAACTTGGACCCGGTGCTCATGCAAACGACGCCCGAAATCGTCGCGCGCGAGGCCGCCCGCCTGCTGGAGTCAATGCGCGGCACCGCCGGCCATGTGTTCAACCTCGGCCACGGCATCACCCCGCAGGCCAAAATCGAGTGCATGCAGGCGCTGATCGATACCGTGAACAACTGGAAGTAA
- the polX gene encoding DNA polymerase/3'-5' exonuclease PolX — translation MNKTAIADVLTHIATLLELTGENPFKIRAYISGARQLQSLEQSELETLLREERLQSVKGIGAALAQQIGELHATGRSALLEQLQASIAPGLVEMLEVPGLGPKKVKAIHDQLGITTLAELTTACNEGRVAELAGFGAKTQEKILAGIRNREAYGKRHLWWAAQQVAEPIIAGLRALPQVSQAEAAGSLRRCMETVGDLDFIVAATDVAPVVEWFVTQPGVQEITARGDTKASVRFDTGLQADLRLVPPEQFAFALHHFTGSKDHNVQMRQRALSIGLSLSEWGLVLSTGEGTTKEKAAAESLPAASESALFTALGLAYIPPELREGRGEIEAAEADALPHLIELDDLRGAFHNHTTASDGNNTLEEMTAAADALGWSYLGIADHSPSSVQARGLSEARLAEQVAQIHALNSTGRYRTHVLTGTECDILPDGRLDFDDGVLATLDYVVVSVHSAFTQSQDDMTARIIRAIEHPRTTMLGHLTGRLLLRRESYALDVEKIIDAAIANHVVIELNANPWRLDMDWRHWRKASARGLLCAINPDAHDTAGLEFVAAGVNAARKGWLTKNAVLNTRPLAAVQSWLAHRRSGGHGHVAPAHVHA, via the coding sequence ATGAACAAAACCGCGATCGCCGACGTGCTCACGCACATCGCCACCCTGCTCGAGCTCACCGGCGAAAACCCCTTTAAAATCCGCGCCTACATTTCGGGCGCGCGCCAACTCCAGTCCCTCGAACAAAGCGAGCTGGAGACCCTGCTGCGTGAAGAGCGCCTGCAGTCGGTTAAAGGAATCGGCGCGGCCCTTGCCCAGCAGATCGGTGAGCTGCACGCCACGGGACGCTCGGCGCTGTTGGAACAACTGCAGGCCTCCATCGCGCCCGGCTTGGTCGAGATGCTGGAGGTGCCCGGCCTCGGACCGAAGAAGGTCAAAGCCATCCACGACCAACTCGGCATCACCACCCTCGCCGAGCTCACCACCGCCTGCAACGAAGGGCGTGTCGCCGAATTGGCCGGCTTCGGCGCCAAAACTCAGGAGAAAATCCTGGCCGGCATCCGCAACCGCGAGGCCTATGGGAAACGCCACTTGTGGTGGGCGGCGCAACAGGTGGCCGAGCCCATCATCGCCGGGCTGCGAGCACTGCCGCAGGTCTCCCAGGCCGAAGCCGCAGGCAGTCTGCGCCGTTGCATGGAGACGGTGGGCGACCTCGATTTCATCGTCGCCGCCACGGATGTTGCCCCCGTGGTCGAATGGTTCGTGACCCAACCCGGGGTCCAGGAAATCACCGCCCGAGGTGACACCAAGGCGAGCGTGCGCTTTGACACCGGCTTGCAGGCCGACCTGCGCCTCGTGCCGCCCGAGCAGTTCGCCTTCGCACTGCATCACTTTACCGGCTCAAAGGATCACAACGTGCAGATGCGCCAGCGCGCCCTGTCGATCGGTCTTTCGCTCTCCGAGTGGGGCTTGGTGCTTTCAACCGGCGAGGGCACAACCAAAGAAAAGGCCGCAGCCGAATCACTGCCGGCCGCCTCCGAGTCGGCGCTGTTCACCGCCTTGGGTCTCGCGTACATCCCGCCCGAATTGCGCGAAGGACGCGGCGAGATTGAGGCGGCCGAAGCCGATGCGTTGCCGCATTTGATCGAACTGGACGACCTTCGCGGGGCGTTTCACAACCACACCACGGCCTCCGATGGTAACAATACCCTGGAGGAGATGACCGCCGCCGCCGATGCACTGGGTTGGTCGTATCTCGGTATCGCCGACCACTCGCCGTCGAGCGTTCAGGCCCGTGGGTTGAGCGAGGCGCGCCTTGCCGAACAGGTGGCGCAGATCCACGCGCTCAACTCCACCGGGCGCTACCGCACCCATGTGCTGACGGGAACGGAGTGCGACATCCTGCCCGACGGGCGGCTCGACTTCGACGACGGCGTGCTCGCCACCCTGGATTACGTGGTCGTGTCAGTGCACAGCGCGTTCACCCAATCGCAGGACGACATGACGGCGCGAATCATCCGCGCGATCGAGCACCCGCGCACCACCATGCTCGGCCACCTCACCGGACGGCTATTGCTGCGGCGGGAATCCTACGCCCTCGACGTGGAAAAAATCATCGACGCGGCGATCGCCAACCACGTGGTCATCGAGCTCAACGCCAACCCGTGGCGCCTCGACATGGACTGGCGCCACTGGCGCAAAGCCTCGGCGCGCGGGCTGCTCTGCGCGATCAACCCCGATGCCCACGACACGGCAGGCTTGGAGTTCGTGGCGGCGGGTGTTAACGCCGCGCGCAAAGGTTGGCTGACGAAAAACGCGGTGCTCAACACCCGCCCGCTGGCAGCGGTGCAATCTTGGCTGGCGCACCGCCGCTCCGGAGGCCACGGCCACGTCGCGCCTGCTCACGTTCACGCCTGA
- a CDS encoding sel1 repeat family protein, with protein sequence MRTIRFLVVFLTLISAAEAGDRPDALRKLAERGDAKAQCNLGRVYYVGQGVDKNPIEAVKWFRRSAEQGNAEAQFNLGIAYWFGAGVIKDPVNAVYWYRKAAEQGFAKAQFNLGCAYGAGVGVIKDSSEAVSWYRKAADQGVASAQYCLGIAYWLGEGALKDPVEAFAWLNVASAFGSEPARAWRESLEKDVSRAQIEAATRRARELMETVRK encoded by the coding sequence ATGAGAACGATCCGCTTTTTAGTGGTGTTCCTAACACTGATTTCGGCCGCGGAGGCTGGGGATCGACCCGACGCCTTGCGCAAGTTGGCAGAGCGCGGGGACGCCAAAGCTCAGTGCAACCTGGGGCGGGTTTATTATGTTGGCCAAGGCGTGGACAAAAACCCTATCGAGGCCGTGAAATGGTTCCGCCGGTCAGCGGAACAGGGCAATGCCGAGGCGCAGTTTAACCTCGGCATCGCGTACTGGTTTGGCGCAGGTGTCATCAAGGATCCCGTGAACGCGGTTTACTGGTATCGCAAAGCCGCGGAACAGGGGTTCGCCAAGGCGCAGTTTAACCTGGGCTGCGCGTACGGGGCGGGCGTTGGCGTCATCAAGGATTCATCGGAGGCCGTGAGTTGGTACCGCAAAGCCGCCGACCAGGGGGTTGCCAGCGCCCAGTATTGCCTGGGCATTGCGTATTGGCTGGGCGAGGGCGCGCTCAAGGACCCCGTTGAAGCCTTTGCGTGGCTCAATGTCGCCAGTGCGTTCGGCTCTGAACCTGCGCGGGCGTGGCGCGAGTCACTGGAGAAGGACGTTTCGCGAGCCCAAATCGAAGCGGCGACCCGGCGTGCACGTGAGTTGATGGAAACCGTGCGGAAATAA
- a CDS encoding archaeosortase/exosortase family protein, whose amino-acid sequence MNNSAQTPIAALGWVAVTLAAILTLALCLHLAPEWLHNPDLSHGLLAPILFFLLIREGRLSNHAGWHPAETVALKVLRAGTLAAGLALVGMAGLYAATTDWTHPLVGFCLAVALSALLLGALLWCATPRVRVLPLNWSTLVAVGFWPLCAPIPPGTYARITLQLQLWITQLVLESLHVLGIAASKAGNIILLAHTQVGVEEACSGVRSLLSCVVAALVFSATLVTRPWRRVLLLLLAPPLAFVLNFARSLALTLLAHKGVDITGHWHDLTGFAVLGATALILGALAFALASPPSPPAPTTSPSTASRVTLTGAGKPWDVLTAYVFALLLLTGFVVNTHRATALDPAPPNLEAMLPTTAATWDWVQTENLQPFAPVLKTDHLVQRTYVRRQDTHPEAEPVQLTVYLAYWAPAQVSVSAVALHTPEACWPGNGWTADRVESNAPVRLPQRELPPPQYRSFTQAGNRQHVWYWYLYAGHSITQTNPYSAVELLRFAWRYGFRTEGAQVFVRISSNRPWSEIANDPLLAGILGRLQPYGL is encoded by the coding sequence GTGAACAACTCAGCTCAAACCCCAATCGCCGCCCTTGGCTGGGTTGCAGTGACGTTGGCCGCAATCCTCACGCTCGCGCTCTGCTTGCACCTGGCGCCGGAGTGGCTGCACAACCCCGACCTATCGCACGGGTTGCTCGCCCCAATCTTGTTTTTTCTGCTCATCCGCGAAGGCCGTCTGAGCAATCACGCGGGCTGGCACCCCGCCGAAACCGTGGCGTTAAAAGTGCTCCGCGCCGGCACGCTTGCCGCGGGATTGGCGCTGGTGGGGATGGCCGGTCTTTATGCCGCCACCACCGACTGGACGCACCCGCTGGTCGGCTTCTGCCTGGCGGTGGCGTTGTCGGCCTTGCTGCTCGGCGCGCTGCTGTGGTGCGCGACGCCCCGCGTGCGTGTCCTGCCGCTGAATTGGAGCACCCTCGTCGCAGTGGGCTTCTGGCCGCTGTGCGCGCCGATTCCCCCCGGCACTTATGCGCGGATCACCCTTCAGCTTCAGTTGTGGATAACGCAGCTGGTACTCGAGTCGCTGCACGTGCTGGGCATTGCCGCATCGAAAGCGGGTAACATCATCCTGCTCGCCCACACGCAGGTCGGAGTGGAGGAAGCCTGCAGCGGGGTGCGCAGCCTGTTATCGTGTGTCGTGGCGGCGCTGGTTTTCTCGGCCACGCTGGTCACCCGGCCCTGGCGTCGGGTGCTCTTGCTGCTGCTGGCGCCACCGCTGGCCTTCGTGCTTAACTTTGCGCGTTCGCTCGCCCTCACATTGCTGGCCCACAAGGGCGTCGACATCACCGGCCACTGGCACGATCTGACGGGTTTCGCGGTACTGGGCGCCACGGCGCTCATCCTCGGGGCGCTAGCCTTCGCACTCGCCAGCCCTCCCTCCCCACCCGCCCCGACTACGTCCCCGTCCACCGCGTCCCGCGTCACTCTCACCGGAGCCGGAAAACCCTGGGATGTGTTAACCGCCTACGTATTCGCTTTACTCCTACTCACCGGCTTCGTGGTGAACACCCACCGCGCAACCGCCCTTGATCCCGCCCCACCCAACCTGGAAGCGATGCTACCGACCACCGCCGCAACTTGGGACTGGGTTCAAACGGAGAACTTGCAGCCCTTCGCCCCGGTCCTGAAAACCGATCACCTCGTCCAGCGCACGTATGTGCGGCGCCAAGACACCCACCCCGAGGCCGAGCCGGTGCAACTCACCGTTTACCTGGCCTATTGGGCGCCCGCCCAAGTCAGCGTGAGCGCCGTGGCCCTGCACACCCCCGAAGCCTGCTGGCCGGGCAACGGCTGGACAGCGGACCGAGTCGAGTCGAACGCCCCGGTGCGGCTGCCGCAACGCGAGCTCCCGCCGCCGCAGTACCGTAGCTTCACCCAGGCGGGTAATCGCCAGCATGTCTGGTACTGGTACCTCTACGCGGGGCATTCGATCACGCAGACCAACCCGTATTCGGCGGTGGAACTGCTCCGCTTCGCGTGGCGTTACGGCTTCCGCACCGAAGGCGCGCAGGTATTTGTACGGATCTCCAGCAACCGCCCGTGGTCAGAGATAGCCAATGATCCGCTGCTCGCCGGAATCCTCGGCCGGCTGCAACCGTACGGATTGTAA
- a CDS encoding segregation/condensation protein A: MLPDADYRIKLPAFEGPLDLLLFLIKKNEIDIYDIPIVSVTRQYIDVLHSLRDLDLDIAGEFFVMAATLMEIKSRMLLPRGLAAVDPNATDEEVDPRWELVHQLLQYKKFKEAAVKLDELAIFQRDLLARHVSELAVSDSDRPLKSVDRIELWNAFNIVLRRLAEKLVVGQIQDEQITVSDKMEEILEYIRTHRSFVFTDLFGNEPVTVRLLVATFIAVLELTRLGKLRVRQNEAYTDIECFAREETDIPILLVQDEPAPVRVPDLQNPLETQVEAPTVIA, encoded by the coding sequence GTGCTTCCAGACGCCGACTACCGCATCAAGCTTCCGGCCTTTGAGGGGCCCCTCGATCTCCTGCTTTTTCTGATCAAGAAAAACGAGATCGATATCTACGACATTCCCATCGTCTCGGTCACCCGCCAGTACATCGACGTCCTGCATTCCCTGCGCGATCTCGACTTGGATATCGCCGGCGAGTTTTTCGTCATGGCCGCCACCTTGATGGAAATCAAAAGCCGCATGCTCCTGCCGCGCGGGCTGGCGGCGGTCGACCCCAACGCCACCGATGAGGAAGTGGACCCGCGCTGGGAACTCGTCCACCAGCTGCTTCAGTACAAAAAGTTTAAGGAAGCCGCCGTTAAACTCGACGAGTTGGCCATATTCCAACGCGATTTGCTCGCCCGCCACGTCTCCGAACTGGCCGTGAGCGACTCGGATCGCCCGCTCAAATCCGTCGATCGCATCGAACTGTGGAATGCCTTCAACATCGTGCTGCGCCGCCTCGCCGAAAAACTGGTGGTCGGTCAGATTCAGGACGAACAGATCACCGTCTCCGACAAAATGGAGGAGATTCTTGAGTACATTCGTACCCACAGGAGCTTCGTTTTCACCGACCTTTTTGGCAACGAGCCGGTGACCGTGCGCCTTCTGGTGGCCACCTTCATCGCCGTGCTTGAACTCACCCGACTCGGTAAACTCCGCGTACGCCAAAACGAGGCCTACACCGACATCGAATGCTTCGCGCGTGAGGAAACCGACATCCCGATTTTGCTCGTCCAAGACGAACCGGCGCCGGTGCGCGTGCCCGATTTGCAAAACCCGCTTGAAACACAGGTGGAAGCCCCCACCGTTATTGCGTGA
- the trxA gene encoding thioredoxin codes for MSDKIANLTEQTFKAAVAVAGPVLVDFWAPWCGPCKAIAPILDELATELDGKVTIAKVNVDDCGSISSEFGVRAIPTMLLFKDGKVVETLVGMMPKATLKEKLLAKV; via the coding sequence ATGTCCGACAAAATTGCCAATCTGACCGAACAAACATTTAAAGCCGCCGTTGCCGTTGCCGGTCCCGTCCTTGTGGACTTCTGGGCTCCTTGGTGCGGGCCGTGCAAAGCCATTGCTCCTATTCTCGATGAACTCGCCACCGAACTCGACGGCAAGGTGACCATTGCCAAGGTCAATGTGGACGACTGCGGCAGCATTTCATCCGAATTCGGCGTTCGCGCCATTCCCACCATGCTGCTCTTCAAGGACGGCAAAGTGGTGGAAACCCTGGTCGGCATGATGCCCAAGGCCACGCTCAAGGAAAAGCTCCTCGCCAAGGTCTAA